One segment of Rosa chinensis cultivar Old Blush chromosome 6, RchiOBHm-V2, whole genome shotgun sequence DNA contains the following:
- the LOC112168733 gene encoding uncharacterized protein LOC112168733 isoform X3: MKPEEKAKYAGSYPCVKVGCREFRHDFCGLKPIITQCRPDVFKDVISTFSDERKAAVEEMGFGLLLQLRCDQLQCTLCGWLVDRFDADASSIEVHGKTFKLKPSDFENIMGVKDGGHDVELSDSEDNNIHGLKIIRCGKDRNQISMREIAKRLRQTNIVDDTFRVGFVLFLLGTLLCPSSIILASKYLQPLRGTSDIKLKNWATFSFKYLVEGVSSFKNRKRSCVINGCVLFLQLFYFDLIVHGRTFVNRSLAPIVAWGDKEANELIKWIRTHKGGFESVDITVVSDRTALISKEDEVALKNGLGSVHIKVTANERMQRKTNDEMKVAELEAKLDSEMSKIEGLTYWQVFQATNILATRFDLLSAFLPMSQERKKDYVLYLLEHGTHGL, translated from the exons ATGAAACCTGAAGAGAAGGCAAAGTATGCTGGGTCATATCCATGTGTTAAAGTTGGTTGTAGGGAATTCAGACATGATTTTTGTGGATTGAAACCTATAATCACCCAATGTCGTCCGGATGTTTTTAAAGATGTCATTTCAACATTTTCTGATGAAAGAAAAGCTGCAGTAGAAGAAATGGGTTTTGGGTTACTATTGCAGCTTCGCTGTGACCAATTGCAGTGCACCTTGTGTGGTTGGTTGGTTGATAGATTTGATGCTGATGCATCTTCAATTGAGGTACATGGTAAGACATTCAAACTTAAACCATCTGACTTTGAGAATATAATGGGGGTCAAAGATGGAGGACATGATGTTGAGCTAAGTGACTCAGAGGATAACAACATACACGGATTAAAGATTATCCGTTGTGGAAAAGATAGAAATCAAATAAGTATGAGAGAAATAGCAAAGAGGTTGAGACAGACAAATATTGTCGATGACACCTTTAGAGTTGGGTTCGTGTTATTTTTGCTGGGCACCTTGCTCTGTCCTTCTTCAATTATATTGGCTTCAAAGTACCTGCAACCATTAAGGGGAACGAGTGATATAAAACTCAAAAATTGGGCGACATTCTCATTCAAATATCTAGTTGAAGGTGTTAGTTCCTTTAAGAATAGAAAACGATCCTGTGTGATCAATGGATGTGTACTATTCTTGCAGCTCTTTTATTTTGATCTCATTGTTCATGGAAGAACGTTTGTAAATAGGTCATTAGCACCCATTGTTGCATGGGGAGATAAGGAGGCAAATGAATTAATTAAGTGGATCAGGACTCACAAAGGGGGTTTTGAAAGTGTGGACATTACTGTTGTTTCTGACCGTACAGCCTTGATCAGCAAGGAAGATGAGGTGGCCCTGAAGAATGGTCTTGGGAGTGTACACATAAAGGTTACTGCAAATGAACGGATGCAGCGAAAG acaaatgatgaaatgaaagtggCTGAATTGGAAGCTAAACTTGACAGTGAGATGAGCAAAATTGAAGGCCTTACTTACTGGCAAGTCTTTCAAGCTACTAACATTTTGGCTACCAGATTTGACCTGCTGAGCGCGTTCCTTCCCATGTCCCAGGAAAGGAAGAAGGATTATGTTTTATATCTCTTAGAGCATGGCACCCATGGCTTGTGA
- the LOC112170185 gene encoding purple acid phosphatase — translation MGVMGFASASVFSSKLAAFLVLGLVLNLGLVCNGGKTSTFVRKVEKTVDMPLESDVFKAPHGYNAPEQVHITQGDQLGKAVIVSWVTVDEPGSSKVLYWSANSKKKTAVGKFYTYKYYNYSSPYIHHATVRNLEYNTKYYYEVGIGHTKRQFWFVTPPAVGPDVPYTFGLIGDLGQSFDSNKTLTHYELNPQKGQTVLFVGDLSYADNYPNHDNHRWDSWGRFVERSVAYQPWIWTAGNHELDFAPEIGETKPFKPYTHRYHVPYKASGSTSPLWYSIKRASSHIIVLSSYSAYGKYTPQYKWLEEELPKVNRNETPWLIVLVHSPWYNSYNYHYMEGETMRVMFEAWFVKYKVDVVFAGHVHAYERSERVSNIAYNVINGICSPVKDQSAPVYITIGDGGNLEGLATNMTEPQPAYSAYREASFGHATFDIKNRTHAYYSWHRNQDGYAVQADSMWFFNRYYHPVDDSTSAQS, via the exons ATGGGTGTAATGGGTTTTGCTTCTGCTTCAGTATTCTCTTCAAAGCTAGCTgcttttttggttttgggtttggttttgaatttggggTTGGTTTGTAATGGAGGAAAGACCAGCACTTTTGTCAGGAAAGTGGAGAAAACTGTGGATATGCCTCTAGAAAGCGATGTCTTCAAAGCCCCTCATGGCTATAATGCTCCAGAACAa GTTCATATTACACAAGGAGACCAGCTGGGAAAGGCAGTGATTGTGTCATGGGTGACTGTGGATGAACCAGGTTCCAGCAAAGTGCTTTATTGGAGCGCAAATAGCAAGAAAAAGACAGCTGTGGGAAAATTTTACACCTATAAGTACTACAATTACAGCTCTCCTTACATTCACCATGCAACAGTCAGAAATTTAGAG TACAATACCAAATATTACTATGAGGTTGGAATCGGACACACAAAGCGGCAGTTCTGGTTTGTAACTCCTCCAGCAGTTGGGCCAGATGTCCCTTACACATTTGGTCTCATAG GGGATCTGGGCCAGAGCTTTGATTCAAATAAGACACTCACTCATTATGAATTAAATCCACAGAAAGGACAAACAGTATTGTTTGTTGGTGACCTCTCTTATGCGGATAACTATCCCAATCATGATAATCACAGATGGGATTCATGGGGAAGATTCGTGGAGAGAAGTGTTGCTTATCAACCTTGGATATGGACTGCAGGGAATCATGAACTTGATTTTGCTCCAGAAATT GGTGAAACCAAACCATTTAAGCCTTACACTCACCGGTATCATGTCCCATATAAGGCATCAGGGAGTACTTCCCCTCTTTGGTACTCAATCAAGAGAGCTTCCTCACACATCATAGTCTTATCTTCATATTCTGCATATG GTAAATACACTCCTCAGTACAAGTGGCTGGAGGAGGAGCTACCAAAAGTTAACAGGAATGAGACCCCATGGCTGATTGTTTTAGTGCATTCCCCATGGTACAATAGCTACAACTACCACTACATGGAAGGAGAGACCATGAGAGTGATGTTTGAGGCTTGGTTTGTGAAGTACAAAGTTGACGTGGTATTTGCTGGTCATGTCCATGCCTATGAACGATCT GAGCGTGTTTCCAACATTGCATACAACGTTATAAATGGTATTTGTTCTCCCGTGAAAGATCAATCTGCACCTGTGTACATCACCATTGGTGATGGAGGAAATCTTGAAGGCTTAGCTACCAA TATGACAGAACCACAGCCAGCGTACTCGGCTTATAGAGAGGCCAGTTTTGGTCATGCCACTTTTGACATCAAGAACAGAACCCATGCTTACTACAGTTGGCACCGTAACCAAGATGGATATGCAGTGCAAGCCGACTCTATGTGGTTTTTCAACAGATACTACCATCCCGTGGATGATTCTACAAGTGCCCAATCATGA
- the LOC112170186 gene encoding uncharacterized protein LOC112170186 isoform X1 yields MKPNAKTNYAVANPSVVRVGRNNVEYEFGGVKPKILRCRPKLFKDVVSRFSDEKKVAVEEMGFGLLLQLQCEHLQLGLCGWLIDRFDPSKSSIEVHGKRFNLGPTDFENIMGVKDGGHDVEIRGSKADIQELKDIHFGNRYRICNMSEIAEKLKETNSVDDTFRVGFVLFALATFLCPSSSGDLTAKFLHPLRDINGIKFKNWATFSFSFLVESLSTFKKKNTTCIGGCVLFLKLFYFDLVVHGRTFVNRSLTPIVAWGEKEETKLVEWIGQNGGFNSLDIAIAYDRIAPIPISADEDEVVAVRNDHTVVATVEPQSQQKTNDITLVYKRRAAASFENSVVALRNDLAMLHKKVTKFKRALRQKTNDDKAAELEAKLGSEMSKIEGLTYWQVFQATNILATKYDLVTMFLPMSEQSKKAFVLNLLEHGTHGL; encoded by the exons ATGAAACCCAACGCAAAGACAAACTATGCTGTTGCAAATCCATCTGTAGTTAGAGTTGGTAGGAACAATGTAGAGTATGAGTTTGGTGGGGTAAAACCTAAAATCTTGCGATGCCGTCCAAAGCTGTTTAAAGATGTCGTTTCTAGATTTTCCGATGAAAAAAAAGTTGCAGTAGAAGAAATGGGTTTTGGGCTGTTGTTGCAGCTCCAGTGTGAGCACCTGCAGCTTGGTTTGTGTGGTTGGTTGATTGATAGATTTGATCCCAGCAAGTCTTCCATTGAGGTACATGGCAAGAGATTCAATCTTGGTCCGACTGACTTTGAGAACATAATGGGGGTCAAAGATGGAGGACATGATGTTGAAATCCGTGGCTCAAAGGCTGACATACAAGAATTAAAGGATATCCACTTTGGCAACAGATATCGAATATGCAATATGAGTGAAATAGCTGAGAAGTTGAAAGAGACGAATAGTGTAGATGACACCTTTAGAGTTGGGTTTGTTCTATTTGCATTGGCCACCTTTCTTTGTCCATCTAGTTCAGGTGATTTGACAGCAAAGTTTCTGCATCCACTAAGGGACATCAATggtataaaattcaaaaattggGCGACTTTTTCATTCAGTTTTCTTGTTGAAAGCCTTAGTACATTTAAGAAGAAAAATACAACTTGTATCGGTGGGTGTGTACTATTCTTGAAGCTGTTTTACTTTGATCTAGTCGTTCATGGAAGAACGTTTGTAAATAGATCACTGACGCCTATTGTTGCATGGGGGGAAAAGGAGGAAACAAAGTTAGTGGAGTGGATCGGACAAAATGGGGGGTTTAATAGTTTGGACATTGCTATTGCTTATGATCGTATAGCCCCAATCCCAATCAGTGCTGATGAAGATGAGGTGGTGGCTGTGAGGAATGATCACACAGTGGTTGCAACAGTTGAACCACAGTCACAACAAAAG ACAAATGACATTACTCTTGTTTACAAGCGTAGAGCCGCTGCTAGTTTTGAGAACAGTGTGGTGGCCTTAAGGAATGATCTCGCAATGTTACACAAAAAGGTTACCAAATTTAAACGAGCACTACGGCAAAAG ACAAATGATGATAAGGCAGCTGAACTGGAAGCTAAACTTGGTAGTGAGATGAGCAAGATTGAAGGCCTTACTTATTGGCAGGTCTTTCAAGCCACTAATATTTTAGCGACCAAATATGATCTGGTAACAATGTTTCTTCCCATGTCTGAGCAAAGCAAAAAGGCATTTGTTCTAAATCTGTTAGAACATGGCACCCATGGCTTATGA
- the LOC112170186 gene encoding uncharacterized protein LOC112170186 isoform X2, whose product MKPNAKTNYAVANPSVVRVGRNNVEYEFGGVKPKILRCRPKLFKDVVSRFSDEKKVAVEEMGFGLLLQLQCEHLQLGLCGWLIDRFDPSKSSIEVHGKRFNLGPTDFENIMGVKDGGHDVEIRGSKADIQELKDIHFGNRYRICNMSEIAEKLKETNSVDDTFRVGFVLFALATFLCPSSSGDLTAKFLHPLRDINGIKFKNWATFSFSFLVESLSTFKKKNTTCIGGCVLFLKLFYFDLVVHGRTFVNRSLTPIVAWGEKEETKLVEWIGQNGGFNSLDIAIAYDRIAPIPISADEDEVVAVRNDHTVVATVEPQSQQKRRAAASFENSVVALRNDLAMLHKKVTKFKRALRQKTNDDKAAELEAKLGSEMSKIEGLTYWQVFQATNILATKYDLVTMFLPMSEQSKKAFVLNLLEHGTHGL is encoded by the exons ATGAAACCCAACGCAAAGACAAACTATGCTGTTGCAAATCCATCTGTAGTTAGAGTTGGTAGGAACAATGTAGAGTATGAGTTTGGTGGGGTAAAACCTAAAATCTTGCGATGCCGTCCAAAGCTGTTTAAAGATGTCGTTTCTAGATTTTCCGATGAAAAAAAAGTTGCAGTAGAAGAAATGGGTTTTGGGCTGTTGTTGCAGCTCCAGTGTGAGCACCTGCAGCTTGGTTTGTGTGGTTGGTTGATTGATAGATTTGATCCCAGCAAGTCTTCCATTGAGGTACATGGCAAGAGATTCAATCTTGGTCCGACTGACTTTGAGAACATAATGGGGGTCAAAGATGGAGGACATGATGTTGAAATCCGTGGCTCAAAGGCTGACATACAAGAATTAAAGGATATCCACTTTGGCAACAGATATCGAATATGCAATATGAGTGAAATAGCTGAGAAGTTGAAAGAGACGAATAGTGTAGATGACACCTTTAGAGTTGGGTTTGTTCTATTTGCATTGGCCACCTTTCTTTGTCCATCTAGTTCAGGTGATTTGACAGCAAAGTTTCTGCATCCACTAAGGGACATCAATggtataaaattcaaaaattggGCGACTTTTTCATTCAGTTTTCTTGTTGAAAGCCTTAGTACATTTAAGAAGAAAAATACAACTTGTATCGGTGGGTGTGTACTATTCTTGAAGCTGTTTTACTTTGATCTAGTCGTTCATGGAAGAACGTTTGTAAATAGATCACTGACGCCTATTGTTGCATGGGGGGAAAAGGAGGAAACAAAGTTAGTGGAGTGGATCGGACAAAATGGGGGGTTTAATAGTTTGGACATTGCTATTGCTTATGATCGTATAGCCCCAATCCCAATCAGTGCTGATGAAGATGAGGTGGTGGCTGTGAGGAATGATCACACAGTGGTTGCAACAGTTGAACCACAGTCACAACAAAAG CGTAGAGCCGCTGCTAGTTTTGAGAACAGTGTGGTGGCCTTAAGGAATGATCTCGCAATGTTACACAAAAAGGTTACCAAATTTAAACGAGCACTACGGCAAAAG ACAAATGATGATAAGGCAGCTGAACTGGAAGCTAAACTTGGTAGTGAGATGAGCAAGATTGAAGGCCTTACTTATTGGCAGGTCTTTCAAGCCACTAATATTTTAGCGACCAAATATGATCTGGTAACAATGTTTCTTCCCATGTCTGAGCAAAGCAAAAAGGCATTTGTTCTAAATCTGTTAGAACATGGCACCCATGGCTTATGA
- the LOC112168733 gene encoding uncharacterized protein LOC112168733 isoform X2 — MYIEKKQPSKLSFFNFFTIKSQEMKEKNIKVDVMVRRQLANTWRSMKPEEKAKYAGSYPCVKVGCREFRHDFCGLKPIITQCRPDVFKDVISTFSDERKAAVEEMGFGLLLQLRCDQLQCTLCGWLVDRFDADASSIEVHGKTFKLKPSDFENIMGVKDGGHDVELSDSEDNNIHGLKIIRCGKDRNQISMREIAKRLRQTNIVDDTFRVGFVLFLLGTLLCPSSIILASKYLQPLRGTSDIKLKNWATFSFKYLVEGVSSFKNRKRSCVINGCVLFLQLFYFDLIVHGRTFVNRSLAPIVAWGDKEANELIKWIRTHKGGFESVDITVVSDRTALISKEDEVALKNGLGSVHIKVTANERMQRKTNDEMKVAELEAKLDSEMSKIEGLTYWQVFQATNILATRFDLLSAFLPMSQERKKDYVLYLLEHGTHGL, encoded by the exons ATGTACATTGAGAAGAAACAACCTAGCAAACtcagtttttttaatttttt TACAATTAAATCTCAAGAGATGAAGGAGAAAAACATTAAGGTGGATGTTATG GTTAGGAGACAGCTGGCTAATACATGGAGGTCTATGAAACCTGAAGAGAAGGCAAAGTATGCTGGGTCATATCCATGTGTTAAAGTTGGTTGTAGGGAATTCAGACATGATTTTTGTGGATTGAAACCTATAATCACCCAATGTCGTCCGGATGTTTTTAAAGATGTCATTTCAACATTTTCTGATGAAAGAAAAGCTGCAGTAGAAGAAATGGGTTTTGGGTTACTATTGCAGCTTCGCTGTGACCAATTGCAGTGCACCTTGTGTGGTTGGTTGGTTGATAGATTTGATGCTGATGCATCTTCAATTGAGGTACATGGTAAGACATTCAAACTTAAACCATCTGACTTTGAGAATATAATGGGGGTCAAAGATGGAGGACATGATGTTGAGCTAAGTGACTCAGAGGATAACAACATACACGGATTAAAGATTATCCGTTGTGGAAAAGATAGAAATCAAATAAGTATGAGAGAAATAGCAAAGAGGTTGAGACAGACAAATATTGTCGATGACACCTTTAGAGTTGGGTTCGTGTTATTTTTGCTGGGCACCTTGCTCTGTCCTTCTTCAATTATATTGGCTTCAAAGTACCTGCAACCATTAAGGGGAACGAGTGATATAAAACTCAAAAATTGGGCGACATTCTCATTCAAATATCTAGTTGAAGGTGTTAGTTCCTTTAAGAATAGAAAACGATCCTGTGTGATCAATGGATGTGTACTATTCTTGCAGCTCTTTTATTTTGATCTCATTGTTCATGGAAGAACGTTTGTAAATAGGTCATTAGCACCCATTGTTGCATGGGGAGATAAGGAGGCAAATGAATTAATTAAGTGGATCAGGACTCACAAAGGGGGTTTTGAAAGTGTGGACATTACTGTTGTTTCTGACCGTACAGCCTTGATCAGCAAGGAAGATGAGGTGGCCCTGAAGAATGGTCTTGGGAGTGTACACATAAAGGTTACTGCAAATGAACGGATGCAGCGAAAG acaaatgatgaaatgaaagtggCTGAATTGGAAGCTAAACTTGACAGTGAGATGAGCAAAATTGAAGGCCTTACTTACTGGCAAGTCTTTCAAGCTACTAACATTTTGGCTACCAGATTTGACCTGCTGAGCGCGTTCCTTCCCATGTCCCAGGAAAGGAAGAAGGATTATGTTTTATATCTCTTAGAGCATGGCACCCATGGCTTGTGA
- the LOC112168733 gene encoding uncharacterized protein LOC112168733 isoform X1: MDELMNIGSLKDRGKRPRMYIEKKQPSKLSFFNFFTIKSQEMKEKNIKVDVMVRRQLANTWRSMKPEEKAKYAGSYPCVKVGCREFRHDFCGLKPIITQCRPDVFKDVISTFSDERKAAVEEMGFGLLLQLRCDQLQCTLCGWLVDRFDADASSIEVHGKTFKLKPSDFENIMGVKDGGHDVELSDSEDNNIHGLKIIRCGKDRNQISMREIAKRLRQTNIVDDTFRVGFVLFLLGTLLCPSSIILASKYLQPLRGTSDIKLKNWATFSFKYLVEGVSSFKNRKRSCVINGCVLFLQLFYFDLIVHGRTFVNRSLAPIVAWGDKEANELIKWIRTHKGGFESVDITVVSDRTALISKEDEVALKNGLGSVHIKVTANERMQRKTNDEMKVAELEAKLDSEMSKIEGLTYWQVFQATNILATRFDLLSAFLPMSQERKKDYVLYLLEHGTHGL, encoded by the exons ATGGATGAGTTGATGAATATCGGCAGTCTCAAGGACAGAGGAAAAAGACCTAGGATGTACATTGAGAAGAAACAACCTAGCAAACtcagtttttttaatttttt TACAATTAAATCTCAAGAGATGAAGGAGAAAAACATTAAGGTGGATGTTATG GTTAGGAGACAGCTGGCTAATACATGGAGGTCTATGAAACCTGAAGAGAAGGCAAAGTATGCTGGGTCATATCCATGTGTTAAAGTTGGTTGTAGGGAATTCAGACATGATTTTTGTGGATTGAAACCTATAATCACCCAATGTCGTCCGGATGTTTTTAAAGATGTCATTTCAACATTTTCTGATGAAAGAAAAGCTGCAGTAGAAGAAATGGGTTTTGGGTTACTATTGCAGCTTCGCTGTGACCAATTGCAGTGCACCTTGTGTGGTTGGTTGGTTGATAGATTTGATGCTGATGCATCTTCAATTGAGGTACATGGTAAGACATTCAAACTTAAACCATCTGACTTTGAGAATATAATGGGGGTCAAAGATGGAGGACATGATGTTGAGCTAAGTGACTCAGAGGATAACAACATACACGGATTAAAGATTATCCGTTGTGGAAAAGATAGAAATCAAATAAGTATGAGAGAAATAGCAAAGAGGTTGAGACAGACAAATATTGTCGATGACACCTTTAGAGTTGGGTTCGTGTTATTTTTGCTGGGCACCTTGCTCTGTCCTTCTTCAATTATATTGGCTTCAAAGTACCTGCAACCATTAAGGGGAACGAGTGATATAAAACTCAAAAATTGGGCGACATTCTCATTCAAATATCTAGTTGAAGGTGTTAGTTCCTTTAAGAATAGAAAACGATCCTGTGTGATCAATGGATGTGTACTATTCTTGCAGCTCTTTTATTTTGATCTCATTGTTCATGGAAGAACGTTTGTAAATAGGTCATTAGCACCCATTGTTGCATGGGGAGATAAGGAGGCAAATGAATTAATTAAGTGGATCAGGACTCACAAAGGGGGTTTTGAAAGTGTGGACATTACTGTTGTTTCTGACCGTACAGCCTTGATCAGCAAGGAAGATGAGGTGGCCCTGAAGAATGGTCTTGGGAGTGTACACATAAAGGTTACTGCAAATGAACGGATGCAGCGAAAG acaaatgatgaaatgaaagtggCTGAATTGGAAGCTAAACTTGACAGTGAGATGAGCAAAATTGAAGGCCTTACTTACTGGCAAGTCTTTCAAGCTACTAACATTTTGGCTACCAGATTTGACCTGCTGAGCGCGTTCCTTCCCATGTCCCAGGAAAGGAAGAAGGATTATGTTTTATATCTCTTAGAGCATGGCACCCATGGCTTGTGA